In a single window of the Trichoderma breve strain T069 chromosome 6, whole genome shotgun sequence genome:
- a CDS encoding protein kinase domain-containing protein → MADDESLASDYQVLEELGRGSFGVVYKGIDKITGETVAIKHIDLESSDDDIQDIQAEIAVLSTCASPYVTQYKGSFLRGHKLWIIMEYLGGGSCLDLLKPGNFTEAHIAIICRELLYGIQYLHSEGKIHRDIKAANVLLSDNGKVKLADFGVAAQLTNIKSQRNTFVGTPFWMAPEVIQQDGYSFKADIWSLGITAMEMANGEPPLCHIHPMKVLFQIPKNPPPRLENRFSKEFRDFVAQCLTKECGRRPSAKELLRHRFIRSAGKIEALQELIMQRQMWDANQNRQKHPIYYQETLQTISTKSGNDEAWVFDTVKSVVPPKRPTIKHHRKSSSVLSAAEEGFRKLDINEGPLGSSSPSSPAVSTIRKSTVRRAPSIMQVPASYANGSPRGSIIAPKRPLQPDMSFGNSGSTMRLFQRVPSDEPAGALVVRSTTPDDDVFVDENVPPPAATPVEPNSREALLGRRLYSKAVEPTLAELHAQTSTMAKREALAKLSEAFAALDAVDPEGSYHLMNNLITAMSQDNKLNASGTVVVKTSTPSPSPAKLALSSSTNPNFRSHRRRQLESPVSKESLRDQDKQAIEDKYPGRETQSGMEHCKQLSDVLYNRWADGLRIRWPAI, encoded by the exons ATGGCTGATGACGAGAGTCTCGCGTCGGACTACCAGGTGCTGGAGGAACTAGGCC GCGGAAGTTTTGGAGTTGTTTACAAGGGAATCGATAAGATTACCGGAGAGACTGTGGCCATTAAACAT ATTGATCTTGAGTCCAGCGATGATGATATTCAAGACATTCAGGCCGAGATTGCTGTCCTCAGCACCTGCGCCAGCCCCTACGTGACCCAATACAAGGGTTCGTTTCTGCGAGGCCACAAGCTATGGATTATCATGGAGTACTTGGGTGGCGGATCCTGTTTGGATCTG TTAAAACCGGGAAACTTCACTGAGGcacacatcgccatcatctgtCGCGAACTTCTCTATGGAATCCAATATCTGCATAGCGAAGGCAAAATCCATCGTGATATCAAGGCGGCAAACGTCTTGCTGTCAGATAATGGCAAGGTGAAGCTGGCTGATTTCGGTGTCGCCGCCCAGctcaccaacatcaagtCTCAACGCAACACCTTTGTGGGCACTCCGTTCTGGATGGCTCCTGAAGTAATTCAACAAGATGGCTACAGCTTCAAGGCCGACATTTGGTCTTTGGGCATTACTGCAATGGAGATGGCCAATGGAGAACCTCCTCTCTGTCACATCCACCCGATGAAAGTGCTCTTCCAGATCCCCAAAAACCCACCACCACGACTGGAAAATCGCTTTAGCAAGGAATTCCGGGATTTCGTGGCCCAGTGCCTAACCAAAGAGTGTGGTCGTCGGCCCAGCGCTAAGGAGCTGCTTCGGCACAGATTTATTCGCTCGGCTGGTAAAATCGAAGCTCTCCAAGAGCTAATCATGCAAAGGCAAATGTGGGATGCCAATCAAAATCGCCAAAAGCATCCGATTTACTATCAAGAAACTCTTCAAACAATCTCAACCAAAAGTGGCAACGATGAAGCATGGGTGTTTGATACGGTGAAGTCCGTAGTCCCACCGAAGCGGCCAACTATCAAGCATCATCGTAAATCATCGTCTGTACTCTCAGCTGCCGAGGAAGGATTTCGCAAGTTGGACATCAATGAAGGCCCTCTGGGTTCTTCATCACCTTCGTCACCAGCTGTTAGCACTATCCGAAAGTCAACAGTCCGGCGTGCACCTTCCATCATGCAAGTTCCCGCGTCATATGCCAACGGCTCTCCCCGTGGCTCAATCATTGCTCCTAAACGACCTCTTCAGCCCGACATGTCTTTTGGCAATTCGGGATCGACTATGCGTCTGTTTCAAAGAGTTCCATCAGATGAACCGGCCGGTGCGCTCGTGGTCAGATCCACGACCCCAGATGATGACGTCTTTGTCGACGAGAATGTTCCCCCACCCGCGGCTACGCCGGTCGAGCCCAATAGCAGAGAAGCTCTCTTGGGGCGAAGACTATACTCTAAGGCAGTAGAGCCCACTCTTGCAGAGCTTCATGCGCAGACTTCTACCATGGCAAAGCGGGAGGCGCTGGCCAAGCTATCCGAAGCCTTTGCAGCATTGGACGCCGTCGATCCGGAGGGATCGTACCATCTTATGAACAACCTCATCACAGCCATGAGCCAGGATAATAAGTTGAACGCATCA GGAACAGTGGTCGTCAAAACCTCGACTCCGTCACCGAGCCCTGCCAAATTGGCGCTGAGCTCCTCCACAAACCCTAATTTCAGGAGCCATCGCCGACGCCAACTCGAGTCACCTGTATCAAAGGAGAGCCTAAGAGATCAGGACAAACAAGCTATCGAAGACAAATACCCTGGGCGGGAAACCCAGTCAGGTATGGAGCACTGCAAGCAGTTGTCTGACGTGCTGTACAATCGGTGGGCTGATGGCCTGCGGATCCGGTGGCCGGCTATATGA
- a CDS encoding RAI1 like PD-(D/E)XK nuclease domain-containing protein yields the protein MASDFSIQPIGRFVGASQPVKRPKEFSCFSFDENHEFRPDDSSVKYYYPPQLGADLSLGFNTFVKHDDSQDEHLDSLLKAIVLHEKETGVKIDANVVTWRGMMTKMLAAPFEQYDGFEMNATLYQNEDRGKPRRGPPLDVMQFWGYKFETLSTLPAPWAETSREFIENRDKHIVNNKEQYCSVVRTGIGKAVLCLGGEVDAIWDSKPQEKGKPINWVELKTSAEIRHGGDIEKFHRKLMKYWIQSFLLGVPKIIVGFRTQDGILVDIKEIETQQIPQTVNARPNPAWNADICVNFAAAFLEWLMQVVNDEGVWRISRRAHSPVIEVYKAEETGHGDILTDEFKDWRIKLALGASES from the exons ATGGCCTCCGACTTCTCGATACAGCCGATAGGGCGGTTTGTAGGAGCCAGTCAACCCGTCAAGAGACCAAAG GAATtctcttgcttttcttttgatGAGAATCATGAATTTCGCCCTGACGATTCGTCAGTGAAGTATTACTATCCTCCACAGCTTGGGGCAGACTTATCCTTAGGGTTTAATACCTTTGTGAAACACGATGATTCCCAGGATGAGCATCTCGACAGTTTACTAAAAGCCATTGTATTACACGAGAAAGAGACTGGAGTCAAGATAGATGCGAATGTAGTCACATGGAGAGGCATGATGACCAAG ATGTTGGCTGCGCCGTTTGAGCAATATGATGG CTTCGAAATGAATGCAACATTATACCAG AATGAGGATCGCGGGAAACCTAGAAGGGGACCCCCTCTTGATGTTATGCAATTTTGGG GATACAAGTTTGAAACCTTGTCAACGCTTCCTGCTCCATGGGCAGAGACATCGAGAGAGTTTATTGAAAACAGAGATAAACACATTGTCAATAACAAGGAGCAATACTGCTCCGTTGTACGGACTGGCATCGGTAAGGCTGTGCTCTGTCTAGGAGGAGAAGTCGATGCTA TATGGGACAGCAAGCCccaagagaaaggaaaaccCATCAACTGGGTTGAGCTTAAGACAAGCGCCGAGATCCGCCACGGCGGCGATATTGAAAAATTCCACCGCAAGCTCATGAAGTACTGGATCCAGTCATTTCTCCTGGGCGTCCCAAAGATTATCGTGGGCTTCCGCACGCAGGACGGCATCCTCGTCgacatcaaggagattgagacgCAGCAGATCCCGCAGACGGTAAACGCGCGCCCGAACCCCGCCTGGAACGCAGATATATGTGTGAATTTTGCGGCCGCTTTCCTAGAGT GGCTCATGCAAGTCGTGAATGATGAAGGGGTCTGGAGAATATCTCGACGGGCCCATTCGCCCGTCATTGAGGTTTACAAGGCAGAAGAAACAGGACATGGCGATATCCTGACAGACGAGTTTAAAGACTGGAGAATCAAGCTGGCCCTGGGCGCAAGTGAATCGTAA
- a CDS encoding cytochrome c oxidase subunit va domain-containing protein: MQSAALLRAAARGSSMVRAAAARPAPFAVRSAVAARPFSVSASRRAEHAEETFEEFTARFEKEFDAVQDVFELQRNLNNAFAYDLVPSPSVVAAALKAARRVNDFATAVRIFEGIKAKVENKNQYQQYLDELKPLREELGVSLKEDLYPEEK; encoded by the exons CCCTCCtccgcgccgccgcccgcGGCTCCTCCATGGtccgcgccgccgccgcccgtCCCGCACCTTTCGCTGTTCGCTCGGCCGTTGCCGCTCGCCCTTTCAGCGTCTCTGCCTCCCGACGAGCCGAGCACGCTGAGGAGACCTTCGAAGAGTTCACTGCCAG ATTCGAGAAGGAGTTTGATGCTGTGCAGGACGTCTTCGAGCTCCAG CGCAACCTCAACAACGCCTTCGCCTACGATCTCGTCCCCTCGCCCTCTGTCGTCGCCGCTGCCCTCAAGGCTGCCCGGAGAGTCAACGACTTTGCTACTGCTGTCCGCATTTTCGAAG gcatcaaggccaaggtcgAGAACAAGAACCAGTACCAGCAGTACCTGGACGAGCTGAAGCCTCTGCGAGAGGAGCTGGGTGTCTCACTGAAGGAGGACCTTTACCCCGAGGAGAAATAA